A region from the Populus trichocarpa isolate Nisqually-1 chromosome 18, P.trichocarpa_v4.1, whole genome shotgun sequence genome encodes:
- the LOC7476662 gene encoding glycerophosphocholine acyltransferase 1: MSNNEELVEEIITTNGDSFEKVKQRLKDRSKKMAQTKEMLSKQANQTKEILSKQAVKIAKQAEEHERFINKVTYLLGVLGFGGFCFLLGARPQDIPYVYCFFYFTFVPLRWIYYRFKKWHYYLLDFCYYANTIFLVDLLLYPKNEKLFMVCFSFAEGPLAWALIIWRCSLVFSSADKLVSVLIHLLPGLVFFTIRWWNPATFEAMHPKETSRRVSWPYGVEDKSYLLTWLFWVPLFAYTLWQALYFLIVNVLRRQRLLRDPEVMTSYRELSKKAQKANNLWWKLSGLLGDQNRLLMYILLQAIFTVATMALTVPIFLSYELHVVFQILKVSAAAWNGGSFLLEVMPKQVILKEKKKSQMQSPSTQHDQSSVLVENAMNTEISTG; this comes from the exons atgtcaaacaaCGAAGAGCTTGTGGAGGAAATAATCACAACAAATGGGGATTCGTTCGAAAAGGTGAAACAGAGGCTGAAGGACCGATCTAAG aAAATGGCTCAAACAAAGGAGATGCTGTCAAAACAAGCGAACCAAACCAAAGAGATCTTGTCTAAACAGGCTGTTAAGATTGCCAAACAAGCCGAGGAACATGAAAGGTTTATTAATAAG GTGACTTATCTTCTTGGTGTTCTCGGGTTCGGGGGTTTTTGCTTCCTTTTGGGAGCGA GGCCACAAGATATCCCTTATGTGTattgtttcttctatttcacATTTGTTCCTCTCCGGTGGATATACTACCGGTTCAAGAAATGGCACTATTATCTTCTG GATTTTTGCTATTATGCCAATACGATCTTCTTGGTCGACCTTCTTCTATATCCAAAGAACGAAAAGCTTTTCATGGTTTGCTTCTCATTTGCTGAA GGACCATTGGCATGGGCATTGATTATTTGGCGTTGTAGCTTGGTTTTTAGTTCTGCTGACAAACTTGTTAGTGTCCTAATACATCTTCTACCTG GGTTAGTTTTCTTTACTATTCGGTGGTGGAATCCTGCAACCTTCGAAGCCATGCATCCAAAAGAAACTTCCCGCAGAGTCTCATGGCCATATGGAGTGGAAGACAAATCCTACCTTTTGACATGGTTGTTCTGGGTGCCCTTGTTTGCTTATACCCTGTGGCAAGCTCTTTATTTCCTTATTGTCAATGTCCTACGTAGGCAGAGGCTATTAAGAGATCCTGAAGTCATGACTTCTTACAG GGAGCTCTCAAAAAAGGCCCAGAAAGCAAATAATTTATGGTGGAAATTGAGTGGTTTGCTTGGGGACCAGAATCGCCTGCTGATGTACATTCTGTTGCAAGCAATATTTACTGTGGCAACCATGGCACTCACAGTTCCCATCTTTTTGTCCTATGAATTGCATGTGGTCTTCCAAATACTCAAGGTTTCAGCAGCTGCATGGAATGGAGGAAGCTTTCTGCTAGAGGTAATGCCTAAGCAGGTGATTctcaaagagaagaagaaatcacaAATGCAGTCACCATCTACTCAGCACGACCAATCATCAGTTTTGGTCGAAAATGCAATGAACACGGAAATCTCCACCGGGTGA
- the LOC7476661 gene encoding putative pectinesterase/pectinesterase inhibitor 45 → MVFQDFDLLSERRRLERQQKLRKKIAIAAVSGIAFFVIVGAGVLALVSNHKSSPGNNGGSAVPQPVESAKPISRVSRVIKTVCNATTYQETCQKTLEKEVEKDPSLAQPKNLLKIAIKAADEEMKKVLKKASSFKFDDPREKAAFEDCLELVENAKEELKDSVAHVGDDLGKLAKNAPDLNNWLSAVMSYQETCIDGFPEGKLKSDMEKTFKASKELTSNSLAMVSSLTSFMKSFPFPAALNRRLLAKEDNSPALNKDDLPGWMSNEDRRILKGASKDKPQPNVTVAKDGSGDFKTISEALAAMPAKYEGRYVIFVKQGIYDETVTVTKKMSNITIYGDGSQKTIVTGNKNFADGVQTFRTATFAVLGDGFLCKAMGFRNTAGPEKHQAVAIRVQADRAIFLNCRFEGYQDTLYAQTHRQFYRSCVITGTVDFIFGDATAIFQNCLITVRKPLENQQNLITAQGRIDGHETTGIVLQNCRIEPDKDLVPVKTKIRSYLGRPWKEFSRTIIMESTIGDFIHPDGWLPWQGEFGLKTLYYAEYNNKGAGAKTTARIKWPGYHIINNEEAMKFTAEPFYQGDWISATGSPIHLGLF, encoded by the exons ATGGTTTTCCAAGATTTTGATCTCCTATCAGAGAGAAGAAGATTAGAAAGGCAACAAAAACTTAGAAAGAAAATTGCCATTGCTGCAGTTTCAGGTATTGCTTTCTTTGTTATAGTTGGTGCTGGAGTTCTCGCCCTTGTCTCTAATCACAAGAGCAGCCCAGGAAACAACGGAGGATCAGCTGTGCCTCAGCCTGTAGAATCCGCAAAACCGATATCACGTGTCTCCAGGGTTATCAAAACGGTATGTAATGCTACCACTTACCAGGAGACATGCCAAAAAACCCTCGAGAAGGAAGTGGAAAAGGACCCTTCTTTGGCTCAACCCAAAAATCTTCTCAAGATAGCAATCAAAGCAGCCGATGAAGAGATGAAAAAGGTTTTAAAGAAAGCCTCATCCTTCAAATTCGACGACCCACGGGAGAAAGCTGCATTTGAAGATTGTCTAGAGCTCGTTGAGAATGCTAAAGAAGAATTGAAAGACTCTGTTGCCCATGTTGGTGATGATCTGGGAAAGCTTGCTAAAAATGCCCCGGACTTGAACAATTGGCTCAGTGCGGTCATGTCTTACCAAGAAACTTGCATTGATGGATTCCCTGAGGGAAAATTGAAATCTGATATGGAAAAGACATTTAAGGCATCTAAGGAGCTCACCAGCAATTCCCTTGCGATGGTTTCATCATTGACTTCATTCATGAAAAGTTTTCCCTTTCCAGCAGCACTTAACCGTCGGCTTCTGGCAAAGGAAGACAATTCACCCGCATTGAACAAGGATGACCTTCCTGGATGGATGAGTAATGAGGATCGCAGAATATTGAAGGGTGCTAGTAAAGACAAGCCACAACCAAATGTTACTGTGGCAAAAGATGGTAGTGGTGACTTCAAAACTATTTCCGAAGCATTGGCGGCCATGCCAGCAAAATATGAAGGACG ATATGTTATCTTTGTTAAACAAGGAATTTACGATGAGACCGTGACAGTGACAAAGAAGATGTCGAACATCACTATCTACGGTGATGGATCACAAAAGACCATTGTGACAGGGAACAAAAATTTTGCTGACGGAGTTCAAACTTTCAGAACTGCCACTTTTG CGGTGTTAGGAGATGGATTTTTGTGCAAAGCTATGGGATTCAGAAACACAGCAGGTCCAGAGAAACATCAGGCTGTGGCTATCAGAGTCCAAGCTGATCGTGCAATATTCCTGAACTGTCGTTTTGAGGGATACCAAGATACCTTGTATGCACAAACACACCGCCAATTCTACAGAAGCTGTGTCATTACCGGCACTGTTGATTTCATCTTTGGAGATGCAACAGCCATCTTCCAGAACTGCCTTATTACTGTCCGTAAACCATTGGAAAACCAACAAAATCTCATTACGGCCCAGGGTAGGATTGACGGACATGAAACTACAGGAATTGTTCTTCAAAATTGTCGCATCGAACCAGACAAGGACTTGGTTCCTGTAAAGACCAAGATCAGGAGTTACCTTGGAAGGCCCTGGAAAGAATTTTCAAGAACTATTATCATGGAATCAACGATTGGTGATTTTATTCACCCTGATGGATGGCTACCATGGCAAGGAGAGTTTGGACTCAAAACTCTGTATTATGCAGAGTACAACAATAAAGGAGCTGGTGCAAAGACAACTGCAAGGATCAAGTGGCCTGGCTATCATATCATTAATAATGAAGAGGCCATGAAATTTACTGCTGAGCCTTTCTATCAAGGGGATTGGATTAGTGCTACCGGCTCTCCTATTCACCTTGGCTTGTTTTAA
- the LOC7463760 gene encoding trimethyltridecatetraene synthase has product MDAFSLIVLVVAWLFALLYLPKYFKSWLSPLKLPPGPKPWPIIGNFNLLGPLPHQSLHQLSLKYGKTMQLHFGSYPVMVTSSLDMAKQILKTYDHMFASRPQTAAGKYTTYEYSDLAWAPYGPYWRQGRKIYLTELFSAKRLESYEYMRVEEMREFTRRLYRNCGKSIELKDYLSHYTLSIISRIVLGKKYFSASESEKEIVSLEEFQEMLDELFLLNGVLNIGDWIPWLDFLDLQGYVKRMKKLKVRFDKFHDHVIDEHNVRRKTTKNWQPKDMVDLLLQLADDPELEVKLTRDNMKGLTQDLIAGGTDTAATMGDWSMSELLKKPQLFKRVTDELDRVVGRERWVEEKDIPQLPYIEAIMKEAMRMHPSAVMLAPHLALQDCKVGGYDIPKGTRIFINTWSMGRDPDLWEDPEDFRPERFIGKGVDIKGHNFELLPFGSGRRMCPGYPLGTKMILVSLANMLHGFTWELPPGIKPEDVKRDEVFGLATQRKYPTVAVAKPRLPLHLYN; this is encoded by the exons ATGGATGCTTTCTCGTTGATTGTTTTGGTAGTAGCATGGCTTTTTGCCCTTCTTTACCtcccaaaatattttaaatcctGGCTTAGCCCATTGAAACTTCCACCAGGTCCTAAACCGTGGCCAATTATTGGCAACTTCAACCTTCTGGGTCCTCTCCCTCACCAATCTCTTCACCAATTGTCTCTCAAGTATGGAAAAACTATGCAGCTCCATTTTGGGTCCTATCCAGTTATGGTTACCTCATCACTGGACATGGCAAAGCAAATTTTGAAGACTTACGATCACATGTTTGCTAGCAGACCTCAAACTGCTGCTGGTAAGTACACAACTTATGAGTATTCCGATCTTGCTTGGGCACCCTATGGACCTTACTGGCGCCAAGGTCGTAAGATCTACCTCACTGAGCTGTTTAGTGCAAAAAGACTGGAGTCCTATGAGTACATGCGAGTGGAGGAGATGCGTGAATTTACAAGACGACTATATCGCAACTGTGGTAAGTCTATTGAGCTTAAAGATTATCTCTCTCATTACACTCTTAGCATTATTAGCAGGATTGTGTTGGGCAAGAAGTACTTCAGTGCATCGGAATCCGAAAAAGAAATAGTTTCACTTGAGGAATTTCAGGAAATGCTAGATGAGTTGTTCTTGCTTAATGGGGTGTTGAACATTGGGGACTGGATCCCGTGGCTTGATTTCTTGGACTTGCAGGGGTATGTGAAGAGAATGAAAAAGCTCAAGGTAAGATTTGATAAGTTTCATGACCATGTCATTGATGAACACAACGTTAGgagaaaaacaaccaaaaactgGCAGCCGAAAGACATGGTGGATCTGCTCTTGCAGCTTGCTGATGACCCCGAGCTTGAAGTTAAGTTAACTAGAGACAACATGAAGGGTTTGACACAg GACCTGATTGCTGGAGGAACGGATACCGCTGCTACAATGGGGGATTGGTCAATGTCTGAACTCTTGAAAAAGCCCCAGTTATTCAAAAGGGTAACCGACGAGCTGGACAGAGTTGTTGGAAGAGAAAGATGGGTGGAAGAGAAAGACATCCCTCAACTTCCATACATAGAAGCAATAATGAAAGAGGCGATGAGGATGCATCCATCTGCTGTTATGCTTGCACCCCATTTGGCACTTCAAGATTGTAAAGTTGGGGGCTATGACATTCCTAAAGGAACTAGAATATTCATTAACACATGGAGTATGGGTAGAGACCCTGATCTGTGGGAAGATCCTGAGGATTTTAGGCCAGAAAGGTTCATCGGTAAGGGAGTTGATATTAAAGGACATAACTTTGAATTGTTGCCATTTGGTTCTGGGAGAAGAATGTGCCCTGGCTATCCCCTTGGGACAAAGATGATTCTTGTCAGCTTAGCTAACATGTTGCACGGATTTACTTGGGAATTGCCTCCTGGAATAAAACCAGAAGATGTGAAACGAGATGAAGTTTTTGGATTGGCAACACAGAGAAAGTACCCAACTGTTGCAGTGGCAAAGCCTCGACTCCCACTTCATCTTTATAATTAG